In a single window of the Methanofollis ethanolicus genome:
- a CDS encoding LAGLIDADG family homing endonuclease yields MSPRQNTEVTDVVSDWETFLKRQYNRKERVELSKEFPHKRSFYIDYRNLEAFGKRGLALADELIERPEKVMNDVKDALVRLGIIEEKDRRLVHVRFMNLTRKTKIRDIRANQINTFVAVEGILRKTTEVRPRIVAAVFKCLECGQLTPPYSQTYGRFQDPFRVCATCQKKTPLELVPEKSEFLDAQKLRIQESPEGLRGGEQPQTIDVDVTDDLTGSSAPGDRVVITGILRSFQRINAGTKSTLFDIYLECNAIEVAEKEFEEVNISEEDEAEIQELSNDPKIYSKIARSIAPTIYGNTDVKEAVALQLFGGIPKEMPDSSRLRGDIHILLVGDPGIAKSQLLRYIVQLSPRGIYTSGKSSTSAGLTATAVKDEFGDGRWTLEAGALVLADMGMAAVDELDKMDKEDRSALHEAMEQQCYDDQTEILTEHGWRLFRDVEEGERVATLTPDGRLAYAVPTAYVAAEYDDDMYFIASRQVDLAVTPNHNMYVDLNRRANEWEGFGLRRMESLPVQRRMRFKKDAIWEGRYVETYELPSVTIYKNQNHGGEESGAIALKMNDWLEFLGYYLSEGSVQYTNGVPYRVHISQRDGVRAAKMTACTNRLGFRWSYNGQNIAISSKQLATHLAVFGKCHEKYVPQYAKEVCPEQIRILLDALVLGDGWVRKGTGQTAYVTSSRQLADDMTELLLKAGISGNATVVHRQGDEVRVPEGRRAILSHDIYQVSFIREGQNRPSINTNGLRHITKGHYAGMIYCVEVPDHVIYVRRHGKPVWCGNTVSIAKAGITATLRSRCALLGAANPKMGRFDEYAPISEQINMPPSLLSRFDLIFIMTDKPDAARDLAIAEHILKSHAVGELIEKKRRMPVEGVDDAYIQQQLKPVTPDIEPLLFRKYIAYAKRTCFPTIVPEAREALRDYYLQLRKLADNNKPVPVTARQLEALVRLGEASARIRLSPTVDIEDAQRVIKIVDTCLRQVAYDAESGTFDIDKWTTGISKRQRDIIRTVKEVIKDVGGDDGSANVEQVIEEMTRQGFAKDKVEATIKMLKNEGEVVELRPGIIKLFAREY; encoded by the coding sequence ATGTCACCCCGCCAGAACACTGAAGTGACCGATGTCGTCAGCGACTGGGAGACATTCCTCAAGCGGCAGTACAACCGGAAAGAGCGGGTCGAACTCTCGAAGGAATTCCCGCACAAGCGCTCATTCTACATCGATTACAGGAACCTCGAAGCATTCGGGAAGCGCGGTCTCGCTCTCGCCGACGAACTCATCGAACGACCCGAAAAGGTGATGAACGACGTCAAGGACGCCCTCGTCCGCCTCGGCATCATCGAGGAGAAGGACAGGCGCCTCGTCCACGTCAGGTTCATGAACCTCACCAGGAAGACGAAGATCCGGGACATCAGGGCAAACCAGATCAACACCTTCGTCGCCGTGGAAGGGATCCTCAGGAAGACGACCGAGGTCAGGCCGAGGATCGTCGCGGCGGTCTTCAAATGCCTGGAGTGCGGGCAACTCACCCCGCCGTACTCCCAGACCTACGGCCGGTTCCAGGACCCCTTCCGGGTCTGCGCCACCTGCCAGAAGAAGACTCCCCTCGAACTTGTGCCCGAGAAGTCCGAGTTTCTGGACGCCCAGAAACTGCGGATCCAGGAGTCGCCCGAGGGCCTGCGGGGCGGCGAGCAGCCGCAGACCATCGACGTGGACGTGACCGACGACCTGACAGGCAGTTCCGCGCCCGGCGACAGGGTGGTGATCACCGGCATCCTCAGGTCTTTCCAGCGGATCAACGCGGGCACGAAGTCCACTCTCTTCGACATCTACCTGGAGTGCAACGCGATCGAGGTGGCCGAGAAGGAGTTCGAGGAAGTGAATATCTCCGAGGAGGACGAGGCCGAGATCCAGGAACTCTCAAATGACCCGAAGATCTACTCGAAGATCGCCCGGTCCATCGCCCCGACGATCTACGGAAACACGGACGTAAAGGAGGCAGTCGCCCTCCAGCTCTTCGGCGGGATCCCGAAGGAGATGCCTGACAGTTCCCGTCTCCGCGGCGACATCCACATCCTTCTGGTCGGCGACCCGGGTATCGCAAAGTCCCAGCTCCTCAGGTATATCGTGCAACTCTCTCCCCGCGGCATCTACACCTCGGGCAAGTCCTCGACCTCGGCGGGCCTGACCGCGACCGCGGTGAAAGACGAGTTCGGCGACGGCCGCTGGACCCTGGAGGCGGGCGCCCTCGTGCTCGCGGATATGGGTATGGCCGCGGTCGACGAACTGGACAAGATGGACAAGGAGGACAGATCGGCCCTCCACGAGGCGATGGAGCAGCAGTGCTATGATGACCAGACCGAGATCCTCACCGAGCACGGCTGGCGGCTCTTCAGGGACGTTGAAGAGGGCGAGCGTGTGGCGACGCTCACGCCGGACGGCAGGTTGGCGTACGCCGTGCCGACGGCCTATGTGGCTGCCGAATACGACGACGACATGTACTTCATCGCCTCCAGGCAGGTCGACCTCGCGGTCACACCCAACCACAACATGTACGTGGACCTGAACAGGCGTGCCAACGAGTGGGAGGGCTTCGGCCTCAGGCGGATGGAGTCCCTGCCTGTCCAGAGGAGGATGCGCTTCAAGAAGGACGCCATCTGGGAGGGGAGATATGTCGAGACCTATGAACTGCCGTCGGTGACCATTTACAAGAACCAGAACCATGGCGGAGAGGAGTCGGGCGCCATCGCCCTGAAGATGAACGACTGGCTGGAGTTCCTCGGTTATTATCTCTCCGAGGGCTCTGTCCAGTACACAAACGGCGTCCCGTATCGCGTCCACATATCCCAGAGAGACGGAGTACGTGCTGCGAAGATGACGGCGTGTACTAACCGTCTGGGATTCAGGTGGAGTTATAACGGCCAGAACATCGCCATCTCCTCGAAGCAGCTGGCGACCCATCTGGCAGTGTTCGGGAAGTGCCATGAAAAATATGTCCCGCAGTACGCGAAGGAGGTGTGCCCCGAACAGATCCGAATCCTCCTCGACGCCCTCGTCCTCGGCGACGGCTGGGTCAGGAAGGGGACAGGCCAGACCGCGTATGTCACCTCCTCGCGGCAGCTGGCAGACGATATGACCGAGCTCCTCCTCAAGGCAGGGATCTCGGGCAACGCCACCGTGGTCCACAGACAGGGGGATGAGGTGCGCGTTCCCGAGGGTCGGCGTGCGATCCTGTCCCATGACATCTATCAGGTCTCCTTCATCAGGGAGGGGCAGAACAGGCCGAGCATCAACACCAATGGCCTCAGGCATATCACGAAGGGCCATTATGCCGGCATGATTTACTGCGTGGAGGTGCCTGACCACGTCATCTATGTTCGGCGGCATGGGAAGCCGGTCTGGTGCGGGAACACGGTGTCTATTGCGAAAGCCGGCATCACGGCGACCCTCCGCTCCAGATGCGCCCTCCTCGGTGCCGCAAACCCGAAGATGGGCCGCTTCGACGAGTACGCTCCCATCTCCGAGCAGATCAACATGCCTCCCTCCCTCCTCTCCCGTTTCGACCTCATCTTCATCATGACAGACAAGCCGGACGCAGCCCGCGACCTTGCGATCGCGGAGCACATCCTCAAGTCCCACGCGGTCGGCGAACTGATCGAGAAAAAGAGGCGGATGCCGGTCGAAGGGGTGGACGACGCCTATATCCAGCAGCAGCTCAAGCCGGTGACGCCCGACATCGAGCCCCTCCTCTTCCGCAAGTACATCGCGTACGCGAAGCGGACCTGCTTCCCCACGATCGTCCCGGAGGCGCGAGAGGCGCTGCGGGACTACTATCTCCAGCTCCGTAAACTCGCCGACAACAACAAGCCTGTGCCGGTGACGGCGCGGCAACTTGAGGCACTGGTCCGCCTCGGCGAGGCGAGCGCCAGGATCAGGCTCTCGCCGACCGTGGATATCGAGGACGCCCAGAGAGTGATCAAGATCGTGGACACCTGTCTCCGTCAGGTGGCCTATGACGCCGAGTCGGGTACCTTCGACATCGACAAGTGGACGACCGGGATCTCGAAGAGGCAGCGGGACATCATCAGAACGGTGAAGGAGGTCATCAAGGACGTCGGCGGCGACGACGGTTCCGCAAACGTCGAGCAGGTGATCGAGGAGATGACCAGGCAGGGCTTTGCAAAGGACAAGGTCGAGGCGACTATCAAGATGCTCAAGAACGAGGGCGAGGTGGTCGAACTCCGGCCGGGCATCATCAAACTCTTCGCACGGGAGTACTGA
- a CDS encoding replication factor C small subunit: MEGNNTIWIEKYRPQKLADMVGHPEIVERLRSYVKSGTLPHLLFTGPAGVGKTTAAVALAKEFFGDTWQINFREMNASDERGIDVVRNQIKGFARTSPLGGASFKILFLDEADALTTDAQAALRRTMENYAQNCRFILSCNYSSKIIDPIQSRCAIYRFRPLDDAAVAEQVRRVAVTEGVTLTDDAVQAIVYIAEGDMRKALNALQGAAIISREIDAGMVYETTSTARPDEIRNLLDLSMQGDFPAAEGALRRLMRDRGIAPNELINQCFREVVRSDMETGLKVAFIDHLGEADFRISEGADAAIQMEALIALFVLAARKNE; encoded by the coding sequence ATGGAGGGCAACAACACCATCTGGATCGAGAAATACCGGCCGCAAAAACTTGCGGACATGGTCGGACACCCGGAGATCGTCGAGCGTCTCCGGTCATACGTGAAGAGCGGCACTCTCCCCCATCTCCTCTTCACAGGTCCTGCCGGCGTCGGCAAGACCACCGCAGCAGTCGCGCTTGCAAAGGAGTTCTTCGGCGATACCTGGCAGATAAATTTCAGGGAGATGAATGCCTCCGACGAGCGCGGGATAGACGTGGTCAGGAACCAGATCAAGGGTTTCGCCCGGACATCCCCGCTCGGCGGCGCAAGTTTCAAGATCCTCTTTCTGGACGAAGCCGATGCCCTCACGACCGATGCCCAGGCCGCACTCCGCCGGACCATGGAGAACTATGCCCAGAACTGCCGGTTCATTCTCTCCTGTAATTATTCCTCGAAGATCATCGACCCCATCCAGAGCCGGTGCGCCATCTACCGCTTCAGGCCCCTCGACGACGCGGCGGTCGCGGAGCAGGTGCGGCGTGTCGCCGTGACCGAGGGCGTGACCCTCACCGACGACGCCGTGCAGGCGATCGTCTATATCGCCGAGGGCGATATGAGAAAAGCGCTCAACGCCCTGCAGGGTGCGGCGATCATCTCGCGGGAGATCGACGCGGGTATGGTGTATGAGACGACCTCGACGGCGCGGCCCGACGAGATCAGGAACCTCCTCGACCTCTCGATGCAGGGCGACTTCCCCGCGGCCGAAGGAGCGCTCCGCCGCCTGATGCGCGACCGGGGGATCGCCCCGAACGAACTGATCAACCAGTGCTTCAGGGAAGTCGTCCGTTCTGATATGGAAACCGGCCTCAAGGTCGCCTTCATCGACCACCTCGGCGAGGCCGACTTCAGGATTTCGGAAGGAGCGGACGCCGCCATCCAGATGGAGGCACTGATTGCCCTCTTTGTCCTTGCCGCCCGGAAAAACGAATAA